A genomic region of Rhipicephalus sanguineus isolate Rsan-2018 chromosome 3, BIME_Rsan_1.4, whole genome shotgun sequence contains the following coding sequences:
- the LOC119385245 gene encoding phospholipid-transporting ATPase ABCA3-like: protein MKLSQAEPYQSWSTGSNFPMLPLFSPRHPETKFDGSPGYVTEGFLYLQRQVFRHTLEFLQAQEQHFPDQNLPVTHLRLQRFPLPPHSVDSFYFIVQYFLPIIVLLSYIYPSLAAVRQVGYEKESGMKVRASHQEL, encoded by the exons ATGAAGCTGTCACAGGCGGAGCCCTACCAGTCGTGGAGCACCGGCAGCAACTTTCCTATGCTGCCTTTGTTCTCTCCGCGTCATCCCGAGACCAAGTTTGACGGTAGTCCAG GTTACGTGACCGAGGGTTTCCTGTACCTGCAGCGGCAGGTGTTCAGGCATACACTGGAGTTCCTGCAGGCTCAGGAGCAGCACTTCCCGGACCAGAATCTGCCAGTGACGCACCTGCGTCTACAGCGGTTCCCGCTACCGCCGCACTCGGTGGACAGCTTCTATTTCATTGTCCAGTACTTCCTGCCCATCATTGTTCTGCTCAGCTACATCTACCCTTCGCTGGCCGCCGTCCGCCAGGTCGGCTACGAGAAGGAGTCCGGCATGAAGGTCCGTGCGTCCCATCAAGAACTCTGA